The following proteins come from a genomic window of Rhodohalobacter sp. 614A:
- a CDS encoding rhamnogalacturonan acetylesterase: MENLFTGLSGLRTSLVISLLLPLCVSHQPKPVTVYLVGDSTMSQKEVRAYPETGWGMPFSTFFDETVTVENHAKNGRSTRTFLEEGRWQPIVDNLKAGDYVFIQFAHNDEVPTKEQYTQPDQYQKNLRKYVSESREKGAIPVLLTPIARRHFDENEHLNDTHAKYAELMREVANKMDVPLIDLDQKSQALLKSLGPEKSVFLYNHLKPGQHPSYPEGVEDNTHFSEYGARRMAELALQGIRDLELDLAERIVNHSQE, translated from the coding sequence ATGGAGAATCTCTTTACAGGATTATCAGGGTTACGGACTTCTTTAGTGATCAGCCTGCTGCTTCCATTATGTGTAAGTCATCAACCCAAACCGGTAACTGTATATTTAGTGGGAGATTCTACCATGTCTCAAAAAGAGGTGCGGGCGTATCCCGAAACGGGTTGGGGCATGCCCTTTTCTACATTTTTTGATGAAACCGTTACGGTAGAAAATCACGCAAAAAATGGACGGAGCACGCGAACATTTTTAGAAGAAGGACGGTGGCAACCCATTGTGGACAACCTGAAAGCGGGAGATTATGTTTTCATTCAGTTTGCTCATAACGATGAAGTTCCCACAAAAGAGCAGTACACGCAGCCCGATCAGTATCAGAAAAATCTTAGAAAATATGTGTCTGAGTCGCGTGAAAAAGGTGCCATTCCTGTACTGCTGACTCCCATCGCCCGCCGCCATTTTGATGAGAACGAGCATTTGAATGATACACATGCCAAATATGCGGAATTGATGCGGGAGGTGGCCAATAAGATGGATGTTCCGCTAATCGATCTTGATCAAAAAAGTCAGGCTTTGCTAAAAAGTCTCGGTCCTGAAAAATCGGTATTTCTGTACAACCATTTGAAGCCAGGTCAACATCCGAGCTATCCTGAAGGTGTTGAAGACAATACTCATTTCAGCGAATACGGTGCCCGAAGAATGGCGGAGCTTGCATTACAGGGAATTCGCGACCTGGAGCTGGATCTCGCAGAAAGGATTGTAAATCACTCTCAGGAATAA
- a CDS encoding pectate lyase family protein codes for MMKLKRKQAVHMKFGFKFVIIAFLGCLPMVLAEVSSAQTPAFPGAEGFGKYTTGGRGGKVIYVTNLNDSGSGSLRAAIETEGPRIIIFGISGNISLQSRLEIKHGNLTIAGQTAPGDGITIKDYPVEVSADNVIIRYVRFRLGDIHELETDAIEGRGIKNFILDHCSISWAVDEAASFYTNENVTLQWNIISESLNQSAHSKGAHGYGGIWGAVKGSFHHNLLAHHNSRNPRFSGSNYESDIPNRQVDFRNNVIYNWVGNSAYGGEDGQHNIVKNYYKPGPATPKKIAGRIINPSRPYGKFYVSGNFVEGSPEITADNWNGGVQCEHPDSVYQSSPFAYDSITEQSPKKAFEKVLEHAGASLQRDAVDNRVVTEVRTGTATYTGTRSKKPGIIDSQKEVGGWPELRARPAPQDTDRDGMPDEWENRNGLNAHDESDAAKFDLDDEYTNVELYLNELVKPITESSLNK; via the coding sequence ATGATGAAATTAAAACGGAAACAGGCAGTACATATGAAATTCGGTTTTAAATTTGTAATCATAGCATTTCTTGGTTGTCTGCCAATGGTTTTAGCCGAGGTTTCCTCCGCACAAACGCCGGCATTTCCAGGTGCTGAAGGTTTTGGAAAATATACCACAGGTGGCCGCGGAGGAAAAGTAATCTATGTGACCAATCTTAATGATAGTGGTTCGGGCAGTTTGCGGGCTGCTATCGAAACCGAAGGGCCGCGAATCATTATTTTCGGAATTTCCGGCAATATTTCTCTTCAATCGCGACTGGAAATTAAACATGGAAATTTGACAATTGCAGGGCAAACAGCTCCGGGTGACGGAATTACCATCAAAGATTATCCGGTTGAAGTGAGTGCCGATAATGTGATTATTCGCTATGTCCGATTTCGGCTGGGAGATATTCATGAGCTGGAAACAGATGCTATTGAAGGTCGCGGAATCAAGAATTTTATACTCGATCATTGTTCCATCAGTTGGGCCGTAGATGAAGCCGCTTCTTTCTATACGAATGAAAATGTAACTCTGCAGTGGAATATTATTTCCGAAAGCCTGAATCAGTCGGCTCATTCAAAAGGAGCTCATGGTTACGGCGGGATCTGGGGAGCCGTGAAAGGAAGTTTTCATCACAATTTACTGGCACATCACAACAGTCGGAACCCTCGTTTTTCGGGCTCTAATTACGAAAGTGATATTCCAAACCGACAAGTTGATTTTCGAAATAATGTTATTTACAACTGGGTGGGAAATAGTGCCTATGGCGGAGAGGACGGCCAGCATAATATCGTAAAGAATTATTATAAGCCGGGTCCGGCCACCCCAAAGAAGATTGCAGGGCGAATCATAAATCCGTCACGCCCTTATGGTAAATTTTATGTGTCGGGGAATTTCGTTGAAGGCTCACCGGAAATAACCGCTGACAATTGGAATGGCGGGGTGCAGTGTGAACATCCGGATTCTGTCTATCAATCCTCTCCATTTGCATATGATTCCATTACCGAACAATCACCCAAAAAAGCATTTGAAAAAGTGCTTGAGCATGCCGGTGCCAGTTTACAAAGAGATGCTGTAGACAATCGGGTTGTAACAGAAGTTCGAACCGGTACGGCAACCTACACAGGAACCAGAAGCAAAAAACCGGGAATTATTGATTCCCAAAAAGAAGTAGGCGGATGGCCTGAGTTACGAGCAAGACCAGCGCCACAAGATACCGATCGAGATGGAATGCCAGATGAATGGGAAAACAGAAATGGACTGAACGCCCACGACGAATCCGATGCCGCAAAATTTGACCTTGATGACGAATATACAAATGTGGAATTGTATCTGAATGAATTAGTAAAGCCAATCACAGAATCGAGTTTAAACAAATGA
- a CDS encoding glycoside hydrolase family 43 protein, producing the protein MPMFKNLKSWFLVPLIFLGAVTTSIAQSDEPFVSDVWTGDNGDGTYTNPIIHADYSDPDVVRVGDDFYMTASSFNVVPGLPVLHSKDLVNWEIINHALPRQYPIEHFKTPRHGQGVWAPSFRYYNGEFYIYWGDPDFGIYMVKTDDPAGEWTKPTLVKEGKGLIDASPLWDDEGNAYLVHAFARSRAGINSILVAQEMKVDGTGLIGEPVLVFDGHDEHPTVEGPKFYQHGDYYYILAPAGGVEFGWQLAMRSENPLGPYEEKIVLHQGNTEINGPHQGGLVDTPNGEYWFVHFSDQGAYGRIVHLNPVHWEDDWPMMGEDINDDGIGEPVTTHQKPDVGETYPVQTPADSDEFDSNEIGLQWQWQANPEVYWAFPHGNSDKLRLFSTRVPEDFTNYWDVPHLLLQKFPAQEFTATTKLEFHPSDEEVGEETGLIIMGRDYSYLSVKDMDEKGFYISQTVAHEADNSGAEEEVAGEYVDTNELWFRVKITGEKGDVQCAFSYSTDGKDFTSIGESFKARPGGWIGAKVGIFASRPFENYDSGFADFDWFRITK; encoded by the coding sequence ATGCCAATGTTCAAAAATCTAAAATCCTGGTTTCTGGTGCCATTGATTTTTTTAGGAGCTGTAACCACTTCCATCGCCCAATCAGACGAGCCTTTTGTATCTGATGTTTGGACGGGAGATAATGGCGATGGTACCTATACCAATCCCATTATTCATGCCGACTACTCTGATCCTGATGTGGTGCGGGTTGGCGATGATTTTTATATGACCGCCTCCAGTTTTAATGTCGTTCCCGGTTTGCCGGTACTGCACTCAAAAGATTTGGTGAATTGGGAAATTATTAACCACGCTCTGCCACGGCAATATCCAATCGAACATTTTAAAACACCGCGGCACGGGCAGGGAGTTTGGGCGCCCAGTTTCCGTTATTATAACGGAGAGTTCTATATCTATTGGGGCGATCCGGATTTTGGAATTTATATGGTAAAAACAGACGATCCCGCAGGGGAATGGACCAAACCCACGCTGGTTAAAGAAGGAAAAGGTTTGATAGATGCTTCACCCCTCTGGGATGATGAAGGAAATGCCTATCTGGTTCATGCATTTGCACGTAGCCGGGCTGGTATCAATAGTATTTTGGTTGCCCAGGAGATGAAAGTGGACGGAACCGGTTTGATCGGCGAGCCTGTACTTGTATTCGACGGACATGACGAGCATCCGACGGTGGAAGGTCCAAAATTTTATCAGCATGGCGATTATTACTACATCCTTGCGCCGGCTGGCGGGGTAGAATTTGGCTGGCAGCTGGCCATGCGGTCTGAAAATCCACTGGGACCGTATGAAGAAAAAATCGTACTTCATCAGGGAAATACTGAAATCAACGGTCCACATCAAGGCGGTCTGGTTGATACTCCAAACGGCGAATACTGGTTTGTTCATTTTAGTGATCAGGGAGCTTACGGAAGAATTGTACATCTGAATCCGGTTCATTGGGAAGACGACTGGCCCATGATGGGAGAAGATATCAATGATGATGGGATCGGCGAACCGGTAACCACGCATCAAAAACCGGATGTTGGAGAAACATATCCGGTTCAGACACCGGCAGATTCAGATGAATTTGATTCAAATGAAATCGGCCTTCAATGGCAGTGGCAGGCCAATCCGGAAGTGTACTGGGCTTTTCCGCATGGAAATTCTGATAAGTTGAGATTGTTCTCTACCCGTGTTCCGGAAGATTTTACCAACTATTGGGATGTTCCCCACCTGTTACTCCAAAAGTTTCCGGCTCAGGAATTTACAGCAACCACAAAATTGGAATTCCATCCTTCCGATGAAGAAGTAGGAGAGGAAACCGGACTCATCATTATGGGACGCGACTATTCCTATCTCTCTGTAAAAGATATGGATGAAAAAGGATTCTATATTTCACAAACGGTTGCTCACGAAGCAGATAACAGCGGAGCAGAGGAAGAAGTAGCGGGAGAGTATGTTGACACGAATGAGCTGTGGTTTCGTGTGAAAATAACTGGCGAAAAAGGAGATGTACAATGTGCATTTAGTTATAGCACAGATGGAAAAGACTTTACCAGCATTGGCGAATCGTTCAAGGCTCGTCCCGGCGGATGGATTGGAGCAAAAGTCGGAATTTTTGCGTCCCGACCCTTTGAAAATTATGATTCGGGATTTGCCGATTTCGACTGGTTTCGAATCACCAAGTAG
- a CDS encoding glycoside hydrolase family 28 protein — protein sequence MKFRDNIKKYRSLIFPVIALFLINGCSESESQTADDPWLKAEQIKAQIVVPEFPDTTFNIVDFGAEEGGEIKNTDAFRKAIAAASEAGGGTVLVPNGTFLTGAIHLQSNVNLHLEDDATILFSQDPDDYLPVVFTRWEGMELMNYSSFIYANGKENIAITGNGTLDGNASNEHWWPWKGNVEDGWEEGQPNQFAGRDSLHVLNAEQVPPEERVFGDGFYLRPNFIQFYNSKNILISGVTLLRSPMWNVHPVLSENITVDGIHIETLGPNNDGVNPESSKNVLITNSYFDTGDDCIAIKSGRNQDGRRIAVPSENIVIENSVMKEGHGGIVMGSEISGGVRNVFARNIQMDSPNLDRVLRIKTSSRRGGITENIYLKDIEVGQYKEAAIRANMFYEPPGDYMPTIRNIVVENLTVKQGGKYGILIEAYEESPVTGLKVINSSIEGVEIPMEVNHARDMEFENFQINGQKITP from the coding sequence ATGAAGTTTAGAGATAACATCAAAAAGTATCGGTCGCTAATTTTTCCAGTTATAGCTCTGTTTTTAATAAACGGCTGTTCTGAAAGTGAGAGCCAAACAGCGGACGATCCGTGGCTAAAAGCTGAACAGATCAAAGCTCAGATTGTCGTTCCCGAATTTCCAGATACCACATTTAATATTGTTGATTTTGGTGCAGAAGAAGGCGGTGAAATCAAAAATACCGATGCATTTCGAAAGGCCATTGCAGCGGCCAGTGAGGCCGGAGGAGGGACGGTGCTTGTCCCAAACGGTACCTTTCTAACCGGCGCCATTCATCTGCAAAGCAACGTAAATTTACATTTGGAAGACGATGCAACCATTCTGTTCAGCCAGGATCCGGATGATTATTTGCCTGTGGTATTTACCCGCTGGGAAGGAATGGAATTGATGAACTACTCATCATTTATTTATGCAAATGGGAAAGAAAATATCGCCATTACGGGGAATGGAACTCTGGATGGCAACGCTTCAAACGAACATTGGTGGCCATGGAAAGGAAATGTGGAAGATGGCTGGGAAGAAGGGCAGCCGAATCAGTTTGCCGGGCGAGATTCGCTGCACGTGCTAAACGCTGAGCAAGTTCCCCCTGAGGAGCGTGTATTTGGCGATGGATTTTATCTGCGCCCAAACTTTATACAGTTTTACAACAGTAAAAATATTCTGATTTCGGGAGTGACTCTGCTACGCTCGCCGATGTGGAATGTACACCCCGTACTCAGTGAAAATATTACAGTTGATGGAATACATATCGAAACGCTGGGGCCGAATAATGACGGTGTAAACCCGGAATCCTCAAAAAATGTGTTGATCACAAACAGCTATTTTGATACGGGGGATGATTGTATCGCGATCAAATCGGGCCGGAACCAGGATGGCCGGCGTATTGCAGTTCCGTCAGAAAATATTGTGATTGAAAATTCGGTAATGAAAGAAGGCCACGGCGGTATTGTAATGGGAAGCGAAATTTCCGGAGGTGTTCGGAATGTTTTCGCACGAAATATTCAAATGGATAGCCCGAATCTGGATCGGGTGTTACGCATTAAAACCAGTTCCCGCCGGGGTGGAATCACCGAAAATATCTACTTAAAAGATATTGAAGTGGGCCAGTATAAAGAAGCCGCTATCCGCGCAAATATGTTTTATGAACCACCGGGAGATTATATGCCAACCATCAGAAATATTGTGGTTGAAAATCTTACGGTTAAGCAAGGCGGAAAGTATGGCATTTTGATTGAAGCCTATGAAGAATCGCCGGTTACAGGTCTGAAAGTGATTAACAGTTCTATTGAAGGCGTTGAAATCCCAATGGAAGTGAACCATGCCAGGGATATGGAATTTGAAAACTTTCAAATCAACGGTCAAAAAATCACTCCGTAG
- a CDS encoding glycoside hydrolase family 28 protein, with the protein MSPQFRKNLSLLLLTIIFTGFSIEKSFSQSDYFQPVPDSFYDNISFEMPKVTVPEFPDYTVNVVDFGAVPDGSTLNTDAFRKAIEHVSEQGGGRVVIPRGIWKTGPIILQSNVNLHTENGALILFSDDKDLYPLIETSFEGLDTWRAISPIYGKGLENVAITGEGIFDGAGDSWRGVRKGDLNRAQWKKRVASGGIVSEDGERWYPSEKYMEAHQQFNFNVPTTATTKEGLKPYKEFLRPVMLSIRESKNILLDGVTFQNSPAWMLHPLMSENIIIRNLTVRNPEYAWNGDGLDLESSKNVVIYNNSFDVGDDAICIKSGKNEDGRRRGIPTENVIIRENTVYKAHGGFVVGSEMSGGVRNIAVSDMNFIGSDTGIRFKSTRGRGGIVENIDIHNIYMQDIVTEPIRFNLYYGGEAPSLNQKAEVVDMKKLQEEIPEVNEETPQFRNINIKNIYSYNSQTTMWIQGLPEMNVENVSLENIELTSQRGGMIIDSDQITMKNVNIKVHEGPILLLNNVHNLQFEDVDFGYHQSAENHTGLRVTGPFTEGIQLKNVRFVNTGENIHIGPNVDENEIIQSN; encoded by the coding sequence ATGTCGCCACAATTTCGAAAAAACCTTTCTTTATTACTTCTGACAATAATTTTTACAGGTTTCTCTATAGAGAAATCATTTAGCCAGTCGGACTATTTTCAGCCGGTACCGGATTCTTTTTATGATAATATTTCGTTTGAAATGCCCAAAGTTACCGTGCCGGAATTTCCGGATTACACAGTAAACGTGGTTGATTTTGGAGCTGTCCCTGATGGCAGTACCCTCAACACCGATGCCTTTCGAAAGGCTATTGAGCATGTTTCGGAACAGGGCGGAGGGCGCGTCGTTATTCCGCGTGGAATCTGGAAAACAGGTCCGATCATCCTGCAAAGTAATGTAAATCTCCATACCGAAAACGGAGCACTGATTCTGTTTAGCGATGATAAAGATCTGTATCCGTTGATTGAAACCAGTTTTGAAGGTTTGGATACATGGCGGGCCATTTCACCGATTTATGGAAAAGGACTGGAAAATGTAGCCATTACAGGCGAAGGTATTTTTGATGGAGCCGGAGACTCCTGGAGAGGCGTTCGAAAAGGAGATTTGAACAGGGCTCAATGGAAAAAGCGTGTTGCTTCTGGTGGTATTGTTTCCGAGGATGGTGAGCGATGGTATCCCAGTGAAAAGTATATGGAAGCCCATCAACAGTTTAATTTTAATGTTCCGACTACCGCCACCACCAAAGAAGGACTCAAACCATATAAAGAATTCCTGCGCCCGGTGATGTTGAGTATTCGCGAAAGCAAGAATATTCTTCTCGATGGCGTGACGTTTCAAAATTCTCCGGCATGGATGCTGCATCCGTTAATGAGCGAGAATATCATCATTCGGAATCTTACGGTTCGCAATCCCGAATATGCGTGGAATGGTGACGGACTTGATCTGGAATCATCCAAAAATGTGGTGATTTATAACAACAGTTTTGATGTGGGAGACGATGCTATTTGCATCAAATCGGGAAAAAATGAAGACGGCCGCCGCCGCGGAATTCCTACCGAGAATGTAATCATTCGTGAAAACACCGTGTACAAAGCTCATGGCGGATTTGTAGTTGGGAGTGAAATGTCGGGTGGAGTGCGTAATATAGCGGTATCAGACATGAATTTTATCGGATCGGATACGGGCATTCGTTTCAAAAGTACACGGGGGCGCGGCGGTATCGTTGAGAATATTGACATCCATAATATCTATATGCAGGATATTGTAACGGAGCCCATTCGATTCAATCTTTACTACGGCGGAGAAGCACCCTCACTGAATCAAAAAGCAGAAGTGGTGGACATGAAAAAATTGCAGGAAGAGATTCCTGAGGTTAATGAAGAAACGCCACAATTCAGAAATATCAACATCAAAAATATTTATTCCTATAATTCCCAAACCACGATGTGGATTCAGGGTTTGCCGGAAATGAATGTAGAAAATGTGAGTCTCGAAAACATAGAATTGACATCGCAGCGAGGCGGGATGATTATTGATTCCGATCAAATTACCATGAAGAATGTGAACATAAAAGTTCATGAAGGCCCCATTTTGCTGCTGAATAATGTACATAATCTACAATTTGAAGATGTCGATTTTGGATACCATCAGTCAGCAGAAAATCATACCGGCCTCAGAGTTACGGGACCATTTACAGAAGGCATTCAATTAAAGAATGTTCGCTTTGTGAATACAGGCGAAAATATACATATCGGCCCAAATGTGGATGAGAATGAAATTATTCAATCAAATTAA
- a CDS encoding RagB/SusD family nutrient uptake outer membrane protein produces MKRLLIISAALLSALVMITSCDINEYNPSGITAETVYTTPEGYETLVNAAYSYSRWWYGKEEGWAAAEMGTDLFTSGAGDENPDFTRYENLQPSADVVEVFWEQFYSAINLCNSGIQRISESGLSEELQVIREAELRFLRAFYYWHIVETWGGVHFTTDPTQGIQVTANKTSIDQFYDQIFSDLDFAVANLPTTTSDIGRVTKPAAEAFLARMYLTRDMNQQAFEMADRVINDYGFGLVENYDDLWEMDNLQNEEVIWAVNYSSDLNLNDQQDDILFPEGHGRGGHNGHLHFFMVYDQVSGMDRDIENGRPFNRYMPTAFLLDLFDDEIDSRYDGSFKSVWYSNAPHEVEGMAPGDTAIYATKYEVSEEFRNNAIYTIYDRSDIYESDGSIVQRRFYPSLDKFADPTRPTISEMMSSRDAFVMRLAEMYLIAAEAQLNMGNSAMAAEYINVIRERAAKPGHEAEMRISAGDVDIDFILDERGRELAGEQLRWFDLKRTGKLLERTREYNPEAGENIQDHHVLRPIPQIQIDAVENKNEFTQNPGYQ; encoded by the coding sequence CACACCCGAGGGTTATGAAACACTGGTGAATGCAGCCTATTCTTATTCCCGATGGTGGTATGGCAAGGAAGAGGGTTGGGCAGCCGCAGAAATGGGTACCGACTTATTTACAAGTGGGGCGGGTGACGAAAACCCGGATTTTACCCGTTATGAGAACCTTCAGCCCAGTGCAGATGTAGTGGAAGTTTTCTGGGAGCAATTTTACTCTGCAATCAATCTGTGTAATTCAGGAATACAACGGATATCAGAATCCGGTTTATCGGAAGAGCTACAAGTTATCCGAGAAGCAGAACTTCGATTTTTACGGGCTTTCTACTACTGGCACATTGTGGAAACCTGGGGAGGCGTTCATTTTACAACTGATCCCACACAAGGAATTCAGGTAACAGCAAATAAGACATCGATTGATCAATTCTATGATCAAATATTTTCCGATTTGGACTTTGCTGTGGCTAATTTACCAACCACAACTTCAGATATTGGCCGGGTAACAAAACCAGCCGCAGAAGCTTTTCTGGCAAGAATGTATTTAACCCGAGACATGAATCAACAAGCTTTTGAAATGGCTGACAGAGTCATCAATGATTATGGTTTTGGGCTTGTGGAAAATTACGATGATTTGTGGGAAATGGATAACCTGCAAAATGAAGAAGTAATTTGGGCGGTAAATTATTCAAGCGACTTGAACCTTAACGACCAGCAAGATGATATTCTGTTTCCAGAAGGTCATGGCCGGGGAGGGCACAATGGTCACCTTCACTTCTTCATGGTATATGATCAGGTAAGCGGAATGGATCGTGATATTGAAAATGGCCGTCCGTTTAACCGATACATGCCAACCGCATTTTTATTAGATCTCTTTGACGATGAAATAGATTCGCGCTATGACGGATCGTTTAAATCGGTTTGGTATTCCAATGCACCTCATGAAGTAGAGGGAATGGCCCCGGGCGATACAGCCATTTATGCCACAAAATATGAAGTATCAGAAGAGTTCCGTAACAATGCGATCTATACCATTTATGATCGGTCTGATATCTATGAATCCGACGGATCCATCGTTCAGCGTCGATTCTATCCGAGCCTGGATAAATTTGCAGATCCAACACGCCCAACAATCTCTGAAATGATGAGTTCACGCGATGCTTTCGTCATGAGGCTTGCTGAAATGTATCTGATTGCTGCAGAAGCACAACTTAATATGGGAAATTCAGCTATGGCTGCTGAATATATCAATGTAATTCGCGAGCGTGCTGCCAAGCCAGGCCATGAAGCCGAGATGAGAATTTCGGCAGGTGACGTGGATATTGACTTTATTCTCGATGAGCGAGGCCGTGAATTGGCCGGTGAACAGCTTCGATGGTTTGATCTTAAAAGAACGGGTAAACTTTTGGAGAGAACCAGAGAATATAATCCTGAGGCCGGAGAGAATATTCAGGATCACCACGTGTTAAGACCTATCCCACAAATACAGATCGATGCGGTCGAGAACAAAAACGAGTTCACACAGAATCCCGGCTATCAATAA
- a CDS encoding glycoside hydrolase family 88/105 protein, producing MCISVVSAQPAQEISESLPWSERMALSVMERNPDPRLLDFQEAPKWEYTHGLMLKAFERIWRKNGEDKYLDYIKSYYDQMIYEDGTIERYDPRNFNIDRVNPGRVLFMLYEETGKEKYKTALETLRRQLEWQPRTTEGGFWHKLRYPWQMWLDGAYMGSPFYAEYSQRHNDAAGFDDVAKQLILMDKHLRDDETGLLYHGWDESRLQVWSDEETGRSAEFWGRAIGWYAMAIVDVLDYFPSDHPKRDKLIDIFEELVIALEKYQDKEAGVWYQVVDKGDQEGNYLESSASTMYVYSIAKAVNNGYIDEKYMDIAERGWEGILSEFIEVDENGIVEITNVCAVAGLGGEPPRSGKYEYYINELVRSNDPKAVGPFIMASLEMNK from the coding sequence GTGTGCATATCGGTTGTTTCAGCTCAACCCGCCCAAGAAATATCAGAATCCCTGCCATGGTCAGAACGAATGGCTCTGTCTGTGATGGAAAGAAATCCCGATCCACGCCTTCTCGATTTTCAGGAAGCCCCAAAATGGGAATATACTCACGGATTGATGTTAAAAGCGTTTGAACGGATTTGGCGCAAAAATGGCGAGGACAAATACCTGGATTATATCAAGAGCTACTACGACCAGATGATTTACGAGGATGGAACCATCGAACGATATGATCCCCGAAATTTCAATATTGACCGGGTAAATCCGGGCCGGGTTCTTTTTATGCTGTATGAAGAGACGGGCAAAGAAAAATACAAAACAGCACTTGAAACATTGCGTCGCCAACTCGAATGGCAACCCAGAACTACCGAAGGCGGATTTTGGCACAAACTCCGTTATCCGTGGCAAATGTGGTTGGATGGGGCGTACATGGGCTCACCGTTTTATGCAGAATATTCTCAACGTCATAACGATGCTGCCGGTTTTGACGATGTAGCAAAACAACTCATTTTAATGGATAAACATCTTCGTGATGACGAAACCGGGTTGCTTTATCACGGCTGGGATGAAAGCAGGTTACAAGTATGGTCAGATGAGGAAACCGGCCGTTCCGCAGAGTTTTGGGGACGGGCCATTGGCTGGTATGCCATGGCCATCGTAGATGTGCTGGACTACTTCCCGTCCGATCATCCAAAGAGAGATAAGCTGATTGATATTTTTGAGGAGCTGGTCATTGCCCTGGAAAAATACCAGGATAAAGAAGCTGGTGTATGGTATCAGGTTGTTGACAAAGGTGATCAGGAAGGAAATTATCTCGAATCTTCAGCGTCTACCATGTATGTGTATTCCATCGCAAAGGCCGTAAATAATGGCTATATCGATGAAAAGTACATGGATATTGCAGAAAGAGGCTGGGAAGGAATTCTGTCTGAATTTATCGAAGTAGATGAAAATGGTATCGTCGAAATTACCAATGTTTGTGCCGTTGCCGGTTTGGGGGGAGAGCCACCACGAAGCGGAAAGTATGAATACTATATCAATGAACTGGTTCGCTCCAACGATCCCAAAGCCGTCGGACCATTTATAATGGCAAGCCTGGAGATGAACAAATAA